Below is a window of Sus scrofa isolate TJ Tabasco breed Duroc chromosome 3, Sscrofa11.1, whole genome shotgun sequence DNA.
GCCCTACTCGAGTGTAGCCCTATTTCAAGGAGTCTGAGTCTCTTTTGATTTATTCTTCCATgagtttttaataaatacaaaccAACCATCGCTTTCCTTCTCTGTTTAAGGTTTGGTCTTTTTGTGACTCTGAATTTCTAACTTGGCCTTTTTCTTAACCTCCCTGAACTAgtttccatctgcaaaatgaatgGAATGAACTCACTCAGTCATGTACCTCCAGTTCTCTGAGCACCTGGGGGGCTGGCAGGGCAAGGGGAGTGGGGCACGAGGGCTCCTGCCTGCAGCTCCGCTTCCCCAAAGCGGTCTGCTTTATGGGCTTTACACGCTGGATCTGGAAGAAGATTTGTCTCGAGCAGAGCTCCATGGGGGTGGCTGATGTCCGCGTGTGACTCCTTGCACATGAGTCCCGTCACCGGGCAGCAGGTGGAGGCAGGGAAGAGGCATCTAACCCACCGACCCACCATCCCCGCGGCAGATACCCCTTCCTCTGATTCCCTAACTCTGCTCCTGCTTCAGTTGCAGGAAGGATGTTCCCTTTGACAATGAGAATGTTCGTGCTGCTGCTGCTACCTCTGGGTCAGGCCGCCCCCAAGGATGGCACCTTCAGGTAACGGGACGCAGAGGGCAGGGCCGTGGGCTGGGAGCAGGGGGCGTCTCTGGAGAATCGGAGGGGTGGTGGGCTTCTCAGGGCGTAGGCCCCCTGACTTCTGGATCATCCCCACCACCCCAGCCTCTGTCCTGTGCCTGTTGGAGTGCCCTGTGCAAAGTGGCATTCAGTACATgtttgctggcctcactcagaccCCAGGCACGCCTTTCCAGTGGCGCGCGAAGCTAGAGGCGTGGGAAGGAGCTGCAGTCCTCTTATCAAGACCTTAGAGTAGAAGCGCCACAGAAATAGGGATCATTAGCATATCATTTCTATTGAgttttattgattaatttttgcattttttagggccacacccacggcatatgcaggctcccaggctaggggttgaatcggagctacagctgccggcctacgccacagccacagcaacaccagatccgagccacatttgccacctacaccacagctcatggcgacaccggatccttaatccattgagcgaggccagggatcgaacccgcaccctcatggttcctggtcagattcacttccactgcgccacaatgggaactcctcatttctattttatttgagtATCTCTCGAGGTTCTGTGTATCAGTACTACACAGTGGGTACGCTGGGTGGGGATCAGGGGGCAGATACAGGAACAGCAGCAAGCGCTGGCAGCAGTGACCAGAGTTGCTGTGACAGGTCCTGCCAGCTCTTTGGCATCACATGTCTGGATTAACTTGGGCAAACAGGGATCCCTGTGCAGAGCTGGGAGCAAAGTTTGAGCTTTCCAGGCGAACAGAGAGGCCCTGAGCAGACTGACACTCTAAAGCCAGTACATACGCCCTCCCCTCGGGGGGAAAAAGAGTCCATTTTGTGCCATGGAGCAAGTTGGGTGTGTAAAAACTGGGCAGTGCCACCAGGCTCAGCCGGAGACCTGTCCCTCAGCTCCCAGCATCACAGTCTAAGAGCTGCCACCGTCCAGCTTGGCCTGCCTCCCCCTGGGCTCTATTCTTTGGGTCTCGAGCTTGTGTCGACTCGTGTGGCCTCCTCTGGCCTCCACGTACCTGCATGTTTTGTTGGGATTTTCACTTAACATCTGAGTTTGGAACCTGCAAAGGCAGAGTCTGGGGAGTATGTTTCTGCTTCTGAGGGCACCAGAAGGGCCCTGTCCCCACAAGGTTTGAGGGGACGTGGAAAAGCAGCTCCCTCGGGTCCGGGGAGGAACTCCATGAGCAGCCGTGAGGCCAGCCCTCGGCGAGGCTCTTGCCAAGctgctccttccctccctcctccaggctggACCCTGACGTGCAGCTCCCGCCTCTGCCCAACCCCTTTCAGCCAGGCCAGGAGCAGCTTCGGTGAGTAGCAGCTGTGCTGGGGGCCTGAGGGTCCGGCCTGGGGCTGCAGACTGGCCTCTCACGGGCTGATTTTCCCCTTTTCCGCCAGACTTCTGCAGAGCTTCCTGAAAGGACTCGAGAGGATGGACGAGGAGCCGGAGCACATGAGCCGGGAGCAGGGTGAGGGGCCGTGGCTGGGAGGCTCAGGGCAGCCAGAGCGGGGACCGACCCCTGCCCCTGGCGCCTCTTCTGATCCGGCCTCTCCTCCTCAGTTCTCCTCTACCTCTTTGCCCTCCACGACTATGACCAGAGTGGACAGCTGGATGGCCTGGAGCTGTTGTCCATGTTGACAGCAGCTCTGGCCCCTGGAGCCGCTGGCTCTCCCACCACCAACCCGGTAAGCCCTGCCGGCTGCGGGCCCTTCTCCTGCGGAGGAGACCCAGCATCTTGGGGCTTTGGTTTTCTTCATCAGGACTCCTTTGGTGAAGCCCCCGGAAAAAGAGGCCCCCGGACTTGcatggcagggagggagggtcaCGGCTCTTGGGAGCATCTCCGGTCACTTACAGACCCTTCCACAGGTGATCCTGGTCGTGGACGAGGTGCTGGAGACCCAAGATCTGAATGGGGACGGGCTCATGACCCCTGCAGAGCTTGTCAACTTCCCCGGAGAGGCCCCGAGGCATGCAGAGCCCACAGAGGCCCTGGAACCACAAGATGCAGGGGGGCAGCCTCTGTTGGCTAAAAGCCCATCAAGACAAGAAGCACACGAAGCCCTGGGTCCCAGAGAAGACGCTGGGGACAGGTGGAGGCCAGAAGGGAGTCCTTGGAGCCTGTACAGGAGGCTGGGGGACAGGCAGAGGCTGAAAGAGAAGCCCAGGCCCTGGAGGGGAGTTTGGAGAGCAGGTAGAAGCCAGGGACACTGGGGAGGGAGCAGAAGAGCTTCTGGGGGAAACACTGGGGTCCCAGAACCCCCCACATGGGTTTGAGGCTCATGCTGTTCAGCTGGAGAACGATGAGATATAAACCTCGAGGTTCCAGGTTTGCACCCCTCGGAGTCCTGGTGCCAGAACATACGCCCCAAAGGGTGGGGTGTGTTATGTTGGGATGACAGCCGTCTTGTGCCCTCCCCCTGGCCCCAGTAGGTGGCAGGTCTTTCTGTGCAGCTCAGGGAAACGCAGAATGAACCCACCCCCCTGGGCTGTGGATCCACTGGTCCAGCCCCGGCCTCAGGCTGCAGAGGGTTGGGGAGTGGACAGGCCTCTCGGGAGGGCGGGAGGTCAGCTTTCGCGACGGCGGAGTGCAGCTCCAGGCCACAGCCGGCTGCAGACACCCCGGGAACAGAGCTCAGCcttgccctggggcccagccaCCCCCGGTCCCCCCTGCCCAGTGTCAGACACCCAGTGTCCTCCTGCAGTTCAGGGCAGAGCTCCCCAGCACCCTGTATCAACAATGTTGAGAGCTTGGGACACACCGGGCCTCAGGCTGGGCACTTTATACATTGTGAGTTTTGTCTTCACAATCATTCTCTGACCGGGCAGAATGAGCTCCATCAATTCAGCACTGTTCCCAAGGTGACACAGCTAATTAAATGGCAGAGCTGAATTCCGGTCCGTCTGCCCCTAAATCCCACACCCTTTATCccattccctggcctcacaccCCGCCCGACTCCCACATGGACATTGCCAGGGTCCCCCAggcaaaggactttttttttttttttttggtctttttgccttttctagggctgctcccgcggcatatggaggttcccaggccaggggttgaatcagagccgcagccaccggcctacaccagagccacagcaacgcaggatctgagccgcgtctgcaacctacaccacagctcacggcaacgccggatccttaacccactgagcaaggccagggattgaatctgcacctcatggttcctagttggatttgttaaccactgagccatgacgggaactctgcaaaggACGCTTTCTGTCatgggtcacatctgtggctgaGGCACCACCTGAACCACCCAGTGGCTCCAAGGGTAGGGTGGTCGGGCTGGGGGCAGTGCTGGAGCCGTTTTTGGACCTGGGGCTCCACCGGACCACAGAGCAGGCACCCTGCCCACTGGCCTGTCAAGTTGGCTCAGCCACATGGACACTCCTGTGGCCACCGGGCTAGAGTCTCGTGACGGCGCTGGGGCCCAGAGGCACTCTTCCCGTGGCTTGTAGTTATTTGAAGTTTCCCTGCGGTGCAAGGGGTTCAGTCTTATCCCCCTGAAGGAGGCAGCAGTCTGGCCTCTACCCATGCTCCCCCATCCCCAACGCCTGCCCGGCTGCTCTCCCCCTGGGAGAGCTGGGCCCCAGCAAGGGCACAGCTGCTAGCAAACCTGGGGCCCTCCTGCCACTCGGGTCTGGGTGGCCCCTGCTCTGCACCTAGGTGAGAGGTAACTTTGGGGAACAGAGAAAAGGAGCACAAAGGACAGTAAGAGTAAGGCCTCTGGAACCCCCAGCAGAGCAGCTCaaggacagacagacagccaGAACGGAGCTGGCTCTGGGGAAGGAGGTTTATTTGCTCTGCAGCTCTGCCACGTGAGACGCCAGCTCACAGGTGGCACCCTCCCGCAGCCTGCATCTGTCCAGGGAGCAGGGCAGCCCCATGCCTGGCTGCCCGGAGGGGAGAAGGCACCGGCAGCCAGGGATGCCAGCCCAGGGTGCTCACACGATGCCATCGAAGCCCTGCAGACCGCACTTCTTGCCGGCCACCTGGCAGCCGAACCTCAGCGCCTCCTGCATGCTCTTCCCTGGAGGAGCAACACGTGGCCGGGTCAGCCTGGCCTTCTGGGCAGGGGCAGGCCCCAGCCTTGTGCCCCCTGCCGGGGTACTCACCCTGGGAGAGGCTGAAGATGACTGAAGCGTTGAAGGTGTCCCCGGCCCCCAGAGTGTCCACCACCCGGGGCGGCGGGAAAGCGTTGGAGTGGAGCAGCCGTCCATCAGGGCCCAGGGCATCGGCGCCCTCCTCGGCCCAGGCACAGACAAGCGTAGCCCTGCGACACCCTCACTCAGCCGGGTGTTGCCCCcacgcccccgccccaggcccccagcctcgacccccactcccaccccccagcccagggcagaccCTCCCCCGGCTCACCCCTTCCTCACGCGCCCATACAGGCCCCTGAGGGCCTCCACCGCAGACCGGAACCCGAAGTGCTTGGCCACATCTTTGCTGACAAACACCTgcgggcaggggaggagggctgaCCTCGGCTGTCCCTCTGAGCCCATTCCCACGCCTGCTCAATATGGAGCCCTCTGGCCCCAGCTGTCCCTCGCCACCAGCAGCCTGGCACTGAGAATGCCCCTCCTCCAGCGTGGCCGCCTGAGCCCCCGCACAGCGTCTCACTGTCCCGCAGGAGCGCATTTCCACGCGTGCTCAAGAGATGCTAGAAAACGGCCACGTCAACTGACACCAGAGCCCCTGGCCTGTGTGTGCCTCGATGGCCGTTTCCTCACAATTGAAAACCCAAGCGGGTCTCGAGCGCCACCTTGAGGCGCAGTCCACCACCAGCAGGTGGACGCGGCTCCCCCTTCGGGCGGCGTTCCTCCTGCAGCCGTGCCCTCTGGGCCCCACTTCATCTCTAAAACAAAGAGCTTCTCCGAACCCAGCCACACATTAGAATCACCGGGGGGGgggttattaaaaaatacttcagcCCAGGTTCTCCTCCTaccaaccaaataaaaaatgggggggggccCCTCAGGCATCCACATCTTTGAAGGGCAGCCAAGGTGGCCGCCCAGGCAGCTTCCGCTGTGATGCCGGGATTATCACCCAGATTCCATTTACTCTCCAAATTTACCGTCTGCAAGTCCCCTTCTCACCCTCCAGTGGCTCCCGCCCCAGGGTGGAGAGCACCTCATAAAACAGGTCCATCCTGTCCTTTGGACAGAAGAAAAGGCATCTCCAGGAAAAGGCGCTCCCAGGCAGGTGGCCCCGTGGCTGGCTGCCTTGGCCCTGCCCAAGTCCCCTGGCTGCCTTTGTACCTATGCACTCACCCAGGTGGCAAATTCCACTCCTTAGCCACTGCTGAGGGCTGCACCAGAGCCCAAAGCTGGGGGTCTGCCTCTTCGCCTTGTCCCCACCGCCAACATCCCCAAGCCACGAACTGCCACCCCCAATGGGGCAGGCAGGACAAGAAAGCGTGGACTCCCTTTAAGAACCAGGGTAAGCCGCGAGTGGCACGGGGAGGCTGCGAGGAACCCTTACCACATCCCCGTAGCCAAACAGCTGGTACAGCTCCTCTCGCGGCTTCTCCACCTCCACGGACACCTGGATCTTCTGCTCCGGAGGCTGCCTGGCATTGTGTTGCTCTATCCGCTGCAGCATCTTCACCTGCTCTGAAGCGTTCCGGCCCTGGGgtagggcagggcagggcaggcagctCAGGACCAGCAGGGCACTGCCCAGCCTATCTAGCTCATTCTTCCCTCCCTGCTGGTGCTATGGGTGAGGGAAAAGGGGGGCCggggtgggctgggctggaaCCCCATCCTAAGTCTCAAAATTCTAGTGCTGCCATGGGCCTTGGAGACTTCACTGACCAAccctcccatttcacagatgagaagactaaagaataaaagagtgggagttcccatcgtggcgcagcggaaacgaatctgactaggaaacatgaggttgccggttcaatccctggcctcgctcagtgggttaagaatccagtgttaccatgagctgtggtataggtcgcagacacagcttggatctagcgttgctgtggctggggtgtaggccagcagctgcagttcccattcgacccctagcctgggaacctccatatgccacgggtgaggccctaaaaaaacaaacaaaaaaaagaatgacttgtCTAAAGACCTACAATAAATAAATGACGGGGCTAGGATTAGAGCTCAGGACTTCTCAAGGTTTCCTCCCACCCAGACTTGTGAAGATTCTAGGTCCCTGAATTTGGGAGCTGGCTCAGGCCCTCTCATTCCTGTCTTCTCAGAGGTAATGGGCAGGCCTCCCGCAGCCAGGCTCCTGCCAGAGGCTGAGTCAGGAGGAGAGGGGTGGCCTGTAATACAAAAAACACCCAACTTTGCCTGGAGCCGGCATCCCGCTTCTAACACCTGCATCCTGCCCTGCTACCATGAGCAAGTCACCCAATCGTTCTGGGCCTCACTTTCCCACCCGAAAACATAAAGGAGGATggcgaggggaggaggggggtggaTGCAGTTATCTCTAAGGTGCTTCTTGGTTCAAGAAACCAAGAAGGAGGCGGACCATGTGGAAGGGCTGGCAGGTCGAGACCCTTGAAACACAGGTAGGGCAGGGCTTGCCTCAATGTGGATCCACTTGAACCGGGTCAGATCGACCTTCTCAAAGTCTTTAGCAGACACATCGGGCAGGTTCCTGAGTCACGAGACAGAAAGGACAGAGAAGGGGCGGCGTGAGGTCAGCCAGGGCCGGGATCTCCAACTGGCCGCTGGGGCCCCTATGCCTGGCACTGCCTGCAGCATGGCAGGAAGCTAGGGCTAGAGCTCAGGCTTCTGAGGCTTAGCTCCAGGACAGACTCTGGCCCAGGCCAAGCCCGAGACCATTCCATGCCCCACTCAGCTCTGTCGAGACAGGGGACTGGAGGCTGTCGGCTGGGGGCCTCTCCCTGGGTTTGAAATTGTGCTATAATTAAGGACAAGCTCAGCCACAGCCTACGTCAAGCGAGGGCCCAGTTCTGCATGCCTTGGAGACCCCATCTCCCAAAATGCTCCAAGAGCAGGGACACCGCAATTCCCAGAACTCCTCTTGCCTGAGCCACACACGGCTCCCAGCAAGCAGTGCCCCCGGAAAGCTACAAATCCAAAATCTGGTCCCACTGGCTTGTGCCCCTCAGCGGCGTCAGCACCACTGTCCTGAGTCTGGTAGCTTCATGTTATGACGCCGAGATCAAGGTTGGGGCTTGAGGATGAGTTTATTTGGGGCTGACTTAGGTGTGGAGACCCGGGAAGGGTCGACCCTGACCTTCCTCGGCCAGAGACAAGGCACAGCCAGCATCCTCCCTCGACTTAACTGGCTGGGTGGCCTGGGCTTTTCCGGGGTGCTTCCCCCTGGTAAGCAGGGCCGAGCCCCAGCCTCACGggcctgctgcagctgcagataaTAGATGTGGATAAGTCTGGACTGAGGCCAGCGGGCAATAAACACgtctcccctccctgcttcctgaGAATACCCATGTTGTGTCCTAGGTCAGAGGTGCTAGAGATTGCTGCTTTTTGGGCGGATGACTAGGGCTGCCCAACGGGCATGCCTACCCTTGTTCACCACCACACAAAGAGCCCAGGGCCAGAGGTCACCAATCTTGTCCTAGGATGACTGCCTCTCCCTCAGGTCCAGGGCATGCTGGGCAGGAGGAACAGTCGGAACCCCAGGCCAGCTGGGCTTGGGCTATCTCAGCCCTTAACAGAGTACCTGGCACACACTGGTTCTCAGTAAACTAAACCTTTGTGATTTTTCAGGGGAGAATCTGGGTGACATGAGAAGGGGCCTCTCCCTAAAGGGAtatcccccccaacacacacccccaGGTTAGCAATACACCGGAGGGCTCGGATCTGCTGGCCCGAGGTCCTTTCTTTCTTCAGCGATGGCTGTGAGTGGTGTGTGGCATTTGCTCCGGCTTCATTATGCCAGGACACTTGCAGGGGCTCATCCCTTTCAAACCCTCAAACCCCGGCTCCTCGTGCCATGCTGCAGGCTGGCAACGCTGGGGCTGACCCCGGAAATCCCAGTGGGCCCCCTTCAGGGCTCAGGCTGGTTTGAATCGCGTCTCCCACCCCTCCGGCCTCAGGACAGGGTCCCCACATCCACGCTCAGGCTGCTGATTGGCCAATTATGGGGGAATCACGTCATGGATTACGTTTTTCCCGGGGCCTGCTGGCCCAACCTTGCTGTTGACCAAGGCCAGGTTGCCCGGCAGAGCAAAGCCCATGCCTTCCCACCGCACTTCTCCCCTAATTGAGAACAATTCAGAATCACTGAACAGCTTGGTATGGGGACAATTTCTGATACAAAGACAGAGGCCCCCAGGGCGTGCAAAGGAGGCCCCGGGGGCCGTGAGGAAGCTGATTGGTGGGCTGTGGCAGGGCAGGCCGGGGCCTTACGTGTCGTAGAGCACAATGGTACGGGAGCCATTGGAGCTGTTGACGATGCAGCAAGAGCACGGGGTCTCCCCACTGCTCTGCCAGGCCACCTGAGACACGTCCACACCCCGCTGCCCGAAGTCAGCCACCAGGAAGCTGGGGGGGAGCCCGAGCCAAGGGAAGGGCAAGGAGACACAGATTAGAGGCTACCCGCGGCCTGGACCTCCTGCGGCGGGGAGTGGCGCTGCAGCCCCGGGGGGCCTCGGAGAGAAGAAGGGTCCTGCTCAGGGAGCTCGGCGGCGGTGACGGCGGCGGCTGGCAAGACGCGGACAGGTGTACAAACCTGTGGGCATGGAGGATGGTGCGGCTACCACTGGCCTCGCTGACGACGACCGTGGAGATGGGGACGGAGCCCGTGCTCTGCAGGACCACGTAGCAGAGGTCCACGGAATAGCGGCCGAAGTCATCCAGGACAAAGCTGCCGGGCGGAGTAACCCGGGGTGGGGCGCGGTTCGATGGGGGTTTGGGGTCTGGAGGGTAGGTGGCAGGGCCACCAGGGACCCCGGGGTGCAAGCAGAGGAGCTGGAAGGGAAGGGACAGGGATCCACCCTCACAGGCTGTGCAGGGGGCAGGAGAGCCTAGAGCCCAGGGAGCCAAACACCAAGGGACGCTCTTTTAGGTCCTGAAGCAAACTCCACCCTGACCCTGTCCTTCAGTCTGACGCCAGCTGGAAAGGGTTTTTACTCACGTCCAGAAAGCTAGCCGGGGGAGATGGGGGGCCTGGAACATGTACTGTGTCTGAACCGAGGTGGGGAGGGCCCTGTGCCCCGTATCTTGCAAGGCCCGGGCCGTATTAATAATTACCAGGGTGATACTTTGGCCCGCAGGTGCCCTGTGCACGCACATCCCCATGGCACCCCTTTCCCCGAAGGCCCTGCCAGTCCTAATGTGACTCTTGATCCTGCTACACCTGCCTCCACGCTGCCAGCCAGGAAGCAGCACTGCCCTGGTCGGCCCGCTCGCcaccctctcctttccctgcaTGGTGGGCCCTCGGTATGGTCGGGACCCAGGTGAGCCGGGGGTGGCCCCGCGGGCAGACTGCACCAACGAGGAGGCCACCCCGGCCCTCCTGGCTCTTAGGACATGCAGCGTCCCGTCGCCAGGAGCTGGCAACTATGCCCAGTGGTCCAGCCACCATCCTGGCCTTTCTTACTATGGCTGGACCCCACTTTTGGCAGCACCAAAGCGGGACGATACAGGTTTGTAGGAAGGCGCTGTGTTGGGCATCGCTCCTTGTCTTAATTGCAACCATCCTTTAAGCAGCAGCTTTCCCACAGCGTGGGAGACAGGGTTCGGTTTGCCAAATCACTTTTtgcacccactgtgccaggcacacgGTGGATGCCCCTTCAGTGTGTGTTGAACACACGGGGAGAATCTGGAATGGCCCACCTGTCAGCACGATTGCTACATAAAGGCGGGTCTGCCACCAAAAGCAAGGGCCCAGTCTTGCTCTAGCCAGGAGGGCAGCAGCTGCTGAAGCAGGTGGACAGGTGAGCAGCTGCTGGCACAGGGTCTCTTgtcccactgcacagggctggttCTCACCCCCTATTTGCTTCTCACCAGTTCACGTGGAAGGGACTCTGGCTGCAGCTTGGGCTGGCCTCTGGCCGCAGCCCCTCTCAAAGCAGGGTTCAAAGGGCTGTGCTCTACAGGCCAGCAGCCTGGCAGCCTGCCTCTGTGCCCACAGTGGGCAAAGTGTAGGCCTCACCTCCTGATAAGTGCTTGCTGAATCGGCAGTGCCAGGGGTCAAAGGGCTCTTGGGTCCCCGTGGCAGCCAACGCAGAGAAAGTGTGTGGGCCGCTGCGGGCTGCAGTCTCCAGGCCGATGAGCTGGGAGGCATGGGTCTGGGCCCCGCATGAGCCCGGAGCATCAGGGGCTCTTTGCAGGGGGAGCTCTCTACGCCTCAGAGAACAATGGGGACATGAGCACCGGCCCTGCCCCTCAGCTGGAAAAGAAACTGTGGGCCTGGACCCTGGGACCTTGGATGCGGAACATCCCTGAGGGAGGGCGGGTACAGCATGTCCCTAACTGCCTTCTGCACAAGCACAGTCAGGAAAAGGGACTTGAGAAGGGCAAAGTCACATCAGCCACCGCAGAGTCTGTGGGAAGCAAGGAAGGAGAAGGTGGGAAGCTGAAGCAGGCTCCAGGGAGTGGCCAAGGAAACAGGCTGTGGGGATGAAACTTTTCACAGGAGCGGGTGTTAGCACCCGAGCAGCAGATGAGCCACAGCCGCGAGGGATGGGATGCTGGGACCCCGCTCCGCCCCTCACCCACTCCCCTCACCATGTCTCAGAGCCCACACACCCAGGGCCGAGGcgtccctctccccaccctgcgGGCCAgcctcccctgctccctccacTCACTCGGCAACGTGGCCCGGGGCCAGCGAGCCCATGAAGGCACAGGGGGCTCCGAGCAGGGAGAGAACCGTGCAGGAGTTGGAAGCGTTGCCTCCACGCTGCCACCTCTGCGACAAACACCTGCAACACACAAGCAGGGTCCCGGCAGCTCCAGCAGGCTGGTGCCGGGACAAGAAGGGCTGAGCCTGGGTAGGGCCTGCAGAAGGTAGGAACCGGGAGCTCCCCATCGGCAAGCACCCAGACCGGCCTTCTCACTTCTAGATGGACAGCTAAGGCTCCGTGCAGGGAAGGGTCGTGGCTGAGGACCCAGCGCAGGCTAAATGCAAGTTCACGGTGATTAATTTCTATCTTCCACCTGTTCCTAGGACCTCAGGAAAGCACTCGCTCAGGGCCACTAGGATTCGAGGGCTCCGCTGACTCTGGGTTACCCCTCCTCAGCCACAGTGACCCGCCTCCCCCGGGCAAGCCTCCTCATGCAGAGAAAAGACGAGAAGCTTCGAGGGCCTgcacctgctcaaggtcacaccaACAGTGAATGACAGAGCCGACaccagaacccaggtctcctgacccCCAAAGCCCTGCATGCGCTGCGTGTCTCTGAATATGGCAAGTTGTTGGGTCCCAGCGTGGATGAGGTTTCAGTGAAAGGGTTTACAGCTTTACTCTGTGGAAACCCTTCGAAGTCATACTGACACCCAACTTCCATGCTCAGGGGTCTGGCCGTGTGCCATGCAGCAGCTCCTGTGAGGCTGCAGCCGCCTATGGAGACAGCCTGGGTCAGGTGCGGCTGAGATGCTGGGAGCGGCTGGGTCCGcactcagtttgctcatctaGGAGGCATGGCAGAGGCCAGGAGCTGGGCCGGGTGGGACTGGAGCACAGGGGACAGGCCCTGTGGACAGCCAGCCTGCTCGGCAGAGGAGCAAGCCctgggtctgggggagggggtaCCCTCGGAAGGGCAGGGCGTGTGGAGGACTTGGGAAGGGGCTCCTTCGAGAGGTGTCAATCACTTAAGCGCCCACATTCTGAAGAGCCCCCATCAGGGTGGGACCAGCAAGGTTCTGGTCTCCCGACAGAGCAGCTCAGAGGAAAAGGGAGTCGGCTCTCATGGACGGTGGCACCCTGTGGCCTCCCGGGGCCCTCTGCCATTCTCGAGGAGCCTGTGGTCCCAGAATCCGCGCAGAGAACAGACCTCACACCTCACTGTGCGCCAAGTCCTGGGGCTGGCTTGACCTTGGCAGGAGGGCTAGGTCCACCCAGCAGCACACCCGGGTGCCCTGCACCCCTGGCAAAGCAAGCAGCCCAAAGCAGAGGGTCAAGTCCATCAGACGGGCAGCAGCAAAGGAACGGGGAGCTCAAGAGATGACAGAGGCTCAGAGGTAGGACGCCTGAGGTGTCACCACTGCTCTGCCACTCATTAACTCTATGGCCTCACAGAAATCTAATTTCTCCAAATCTCTGGCTTCCTCATCcgaaaaagagaggaggaggcaACTGGTCCTTAGCCACTTCCCATGGGCTGCTGTGCGGCAAGTGTGTGACTGTGCCTGTGCTGTGTGCACCCAATGCCTGAAAAATGCGGGGGCCTCAAGGCCGCCAGCGCTGCAGTGTCTTGCCTGAGCTCAGCCTTGAACTAGGCTTTTATCCAGTTCTTAGGCTGAGACAATTGAGAGCCAGGAAGCAAGTTTTCTCTGTGTTCTAAGCACTAGACTGCACCCAGAGACAGCCACGGATTCTGC
It encodes the following:
- the CGREF1 gene encoding LOW QUALITY PROTEIN: cell growth regulator with EF hand domain protein 1 (The sequence of the model RefSeq protein was modified relative to this genomic sequence to represent the inferred CDS: inserted 2 bases in 2 codons), whose amino-acid sequence is MFPLTMRMFVLLLLPLGQAAPKDGTFRLDPDVQLPPLPNPFQPGQEQLRLLQSFLKGLERMDEEPEHMSREQVLLYLFALHDYDQSGQLDGLELLSMLTAALAPGAAGSPTTNPVILVVDEVLETQDLNGDGLMTPAELVNFPGEAPRHAEPTEALEPQDAGGQPLLAKSPSRQEAHEALGPREDAXGQVEARRESLEPVQEAGGQAEAEREXPGPGGEFGEQVEARDTGEGAEELLGETLGSQNPPHGFEAHAVQLENDEI